A window from Enterocloster bolteae encodes these proteins:
- a CDS encoding diguanylate cyclase yields MSMDEKQTILIVDDSLLICEQIKTALKEESIIICEAHSGLEAQEQLRQCQPDLILLDVVLPDADGYELYKILQDLDHKNAVIIFLTSRSSDEDVVKGFSMGACDYIKKPFVKKELQSRIRAHLIQKKQRDDLDRQNRELRNNMEKLNYMAYRDGLTGLYNRRYVVGDLMEDMRSCGQDEVKTVFIMADIDDFKQVNDTYGHDAGDMALVCIANILESNCRRHRVVRWGGEEFLLILFNVTKDEAYELSEKVRRQVEQFVIPYGDKGFFCTMTLGLHIFHEQEGLEEGIGCADKALYYGKRHGKNQSVWYKEQ; encoded by the coding sequence ATGTCCATGGATGAAAAACAGACAATACTAATTGTGGATGACAGTCTTTTGATTTGTGAACAAATCAAGACAGCGCTGAAGGAGGAGAGTATCATAATCTGTGAGGCTCACAGCGGACTGGAGGCTCAGGAGCAGCTGAGACAGTGCCAGCCGGATTTGATCCTTTTGGATGTGGTCCTGCCGGATGCCGACGGATATGAACTGTATAAAATATTACAGGACTTAGACCATAAAAATGCCGTCATTATTTTTCTTACATCCAGGTCCAGCGACGAGGATGTGGTAAAAGGCTTTTCTATGGGGGCATGTGATTATATCAAGAAGCCTTTTGTGAAAAAGGAGCTTCAGTCCAGAATCCGTGCGCATCTGATACAGAAAAAGCAGAGGGACGACCTGGACCGCCAGAACAGGGAGCTTCGCAATAATATGGAGAAGCTTAACTATATGGCCTACAGGGACGGGCTTACGGGGCTGTATAACCGGCGGTATGTGGTGGGAGATCTGATGGAGGATATGCGTTCCTGCGGTCAGGATGAGGTAAAAACCGTATTTATCATGGCGGATATCGACGACTTCAAGCAGGTGAACGATACATACGGCCATGACGCGGGAGATATGGCGCTGGTATGCATTGCCAATATCCTGGAATCAAACTGCCGCAGACACAGAGTGGTCCGGTGGGGCGGCGAGGAGTTTCTTTTAATTCTTTTTAATGTGACAAAGGACGAGGCATATGAACTCAGTGAGAAGGTGCGCCGGCAGGTGGAACAATTTGTGATACCTTACGGCGATAAGGGCTTTTTCTGTACCATGACTCTGGGACTTCACATCTTCCATGAGCAGGAAGGGCTGGAGGAAGGAATTGGCTGTGCGGACAAGGCACTGTATTATGGCAAACGGCATGGCAAGAACCAGAGCGTGTGGTATAAGGAGCAGTAA
- a CDS encoding chemotaxis protein CheD, whose protein sequence is MDKIIVGIAEGKVARENQVLISYALGSCVGICLYDRRERIAGMAHIILPERKYSIHWDNAYKFADEGVHELINQMREQGARPAGLIAKIAGGARMFGAPSGMLDIGQQNVVAVRECLAQEGIRLVAQHTGQNYGRTILFYAENGRLEVNTVRHSAVVL, encoded by the coding sequence ATGGATAAAATCATTGTGGGAATCGCGGAAGGAAAGGTTGCCAGGGAAAATCAGGTGCTTATATCCTATGCCCTAGGCTCCTGTGTGGGGATTTGTCTCTACGACCGCAGGGAGCGCATAGCGGGCATGGCCCATATTATACTTCCGGAAAGGAAGTATTCAATCCATTGGGATAACGCCTACAAGTTTGCCGATGAGGGCGTACATGAGCTGATAAATCAGATGAGAGAGCAGGGAGCGCGGCCCGCAGGTCTGATTGCAAAGATTGCCGGGGGCGCCAGAATGTTTGGTGCGCCGTCCGGAATGTTGGATATAGGACAGCAGAATGTAGTGGCCGTAAGGGAATGCCTTGCTCAGGAGGGGATTCGTCTGGTAGCCCAGCATACAGGTCAGAATTACGGCAGGACCATACTATTTTACGCAGAAAACGGAAGGCTGGAAGTGAATACGGTCAGGCATTCAGCCGTCGTATTGTAA
- a CDS encoding chemotaxis protein CheA, which produces MGYFESDALEMLEVYLLETRQLNGQLSEILLEAERAGRFNESSIHSIFRVMHTIKSSSAMMDINGLSSLAHKLEDLFSYYRENMDKLEHPEPDLFDLLFAASDFIAQELEQMNREDYAPGDTSVLEQMTDDFLGHVSREEEKDSGKGGKTQGEEEGKEELPVIPELFVSKSGTVVNVTLEEGCRMENIRAFMLVRSITGLCTLVETYPENLEKQGESAQYIEGHGVFIRFESGDKEKVLETLRKGLFVAQCRVLADSQPQDTAAAAQKAAPERENTDSREGEFMEVRTERLDYLQNLASELLLQMQVLENELKRNGMEDLESGLGHQISLLVGQIERSVMEMRLVPVSRIVPKLKRALRDICRDQKKEADLVVRCSDVEADKSVVDYVSEALLHILRNAVDHGIESPEERLAAGKDRRGKITFSADNVAGELRMTISDDGKGIDEERVRERARQKGLFASADEEYDPQKIREFILYPGFSTNEKVTEYSGRGVGLDVVKNIMEDVGGNLSIRSTIGQGSAFSISVPLNLASIECVRFRVGQYRFSIPARHVYHFLEYESFRGQIREINGRDYILYEDRMMPLINLRRFYSLGGEIPERAILVYVKGAEKEGCFFIDSIYEQKRIVVKNLPALLGTGFRSRTGICGCSIMGSGRICAALDTEIIISRYEKEGRYGG; this is translated from the coding sequence ATGGGATATTTTGAGTCAGATGCCCTGGAGATGCTGGAAGTATACCTGTTGGAGACCAGGCAGTTAAACGGCCAGCTGTCAGAGATACTTTTAGAGGCTGAGAGAGCGGGCAGATTTAACGAAAGCAGTATTCACAGTATTTTCAGGGTCATGCATACCATCAAGAGCTCCTCCGCTATGATGGACATTAACGGTCTTTCTTCCCTGGCCCATAAGCTGGAAGATTTGTTTTCTTACTACAGGGAAAATATGGACAAGCTGGAGCATCCGGAACCGGACCTTTTTGACCTTTTGTTTGCTGCCTCTGATTTTATTGCCCAGGAACTGGAACAGATGAACAGGGAGGATTATGCGCCCGGGGATACGTCTGTGCTTGAGCAGATGACGGATGACTTTCTGGGGCATGTCAGCAGGGAAGAGGAGAAGGACAGCGGGAAGGGCGGGAAGACGCAGGGGGAGGAAGAGGGAAAAGAGGAACTGCCTGTCATACCTGAACTATTTGTCTCCAAAAGCGGAACCGTAGTCAATGTGACGCTGGAGGAAGGCTGCCGCATGGAGAATATACGTGCTTTCATGCTGGTGCGATCCATTACCGGTCTCTGTACCCTGGTGGAGACTTATCCGGAAAACCTGGAGAAACAGGGTGAAAGCGCGCAGTACATTGAAGGCCATGGTGTGTTCATCCGTTTTGAGAGCGGCGATAAGGAGAAGGTGCTGGAGACTCTGAGGAAGGGGCTTTTTGTGGCACAGTGCAGGGTATTGGCTGACAGCCAGCCTCAGGATACGGCTGCGGCTGCCCAGAAGGCGGCGCCTGAGCGGGAAAATACAGATTCCAGGGAAGGCGAATTTATGGAGGTTCGGACAGAGCGTCTGGACTATCTGCAAAACCTGGCTTCAGAGCTTCTGCTGCAGATGCAGGTGCTGGAAAATGAACTTAAACGGAATGGGATGGAGGATTTAGAGAGCGGACTGGGCCATCAGATCAGCCTTTTGGTGGGACAGATTGAGCGGTCCGTGATGGAGATGCGCCTTGTGCCTGTGTCCAGAATTGTGCCAAAGCTTAAGAGGGCACTGAGGGATATTTGCCGTGACCAGAAAAAGGAGGCTGACCTGGTGGTCAGATGTTCGGACGTGGAAGCGGATAAGAGTGTGGTGGATTATGTATCAGAAGCACTGCTGCATATTCTGCGCAATGCGGTGGACCATGGAATCGAATCCCCGGAGGAACGGCTGGCTGCCGGTAAGGACAGGAGAGGAAAGATTACCTTTTCGGCTGATAATGTGGCCGGGGAACTTAGAATGACCATCAGCGACGATGGAAAAGGCATTGACGAGGAGCGGGTCAGGGAACGGGCCAGGCAAAAGGGGCTGTTTGCCAGTGCGGACGAGGAGTATGACCCCCAGAAAATCAGGGAGTTTATCCTATATCCCGGCTTTTCCACCAATGAAAAAGTTACTGAATATTCCGGCAGGGGCGTGGGGCTGGATGTGGTAAAGAACATTATGGAAGACGTGGGGGGAAATCTTTCCATCCGCAGTACTATTGGACAGGGAAGCGCCTTTTCCATATCAGTTCCCTTGAATCTGGCATCTATCGAGTGCGTGCGTTTCCGCGTGGGCCAGTACCGCTTCTCCATACCGGCCCGGCATGTATATCATTTTCTGGAGTATGAGTCCTTCCGGGGACAGATTCGTGAAATTAACGGACGGGATTACATCCTGTATGAAGACAGGATGATGCCTCTTATTAATCTCCGCAGGTTCTATTCCCTGGGAGGGGAGATTCCGGAGCGGGCCATTCTGGTGTATGTGAAGGGTGCGGAGAAGGAAGGCTGCTTTTTCATAGATTCCATCTATGAACAGAAGCGCATTGTGGTGAAGAATCTTCCTGCACTTCTGGGAACAGGATTTCGGTCCAGGACAGGCATCTGCGGCTGCAGCATCATGGGCAGCGGCCGTATCTGCGCAGCGCTGGATACGGAAATTATCATAAGCAGATATGAGAAGGAGGGAAGGTATGGCGGATGA
- a CDS encoding response regulator transcription factor, producing the protein MNGDRILLVEDDKEIREGVEIFLKSQGYAVFQAADGVEGLKVLEEREIDLAIVDVMMPRMDGITMTAKLREKYDFPVIFLSAKSEEVDKILGLNMGADDYITKPFTPMELMARVNSQLRRYHRFLDRLNSKQTENPKVHRLGGLEVNEETVEVTVDDKTVKVTPIEFKILLLLIQNPGRVFPAEEIYERVWNERAVNTDTVMVHIRNLREKIEVNPREPKYVKVVWGVGYKIEKQP; encoded by the coding sequence ATGAATGGGGACCGGATTTTACTGGTAGAGGATGACAAAGAGATACGGGAAGGCGTGGAAATATTCTTAAAGAGCCAGGGATATGCAGTATTCCAGGCAGCAGACGGAGTGGAAGGGCTTAAGGTGCTGGAGGAAAGAGAGATTGATCTGGCCATTGTGGATGTGATGATGCCGCGTATGGACGGTATTACTATGACAGCAAAACTCCGTGAAAAATATGACTTTCCCGTTATTTTCCTGTCAGCCAAGTCAGAGGAAGTGGATAAGATACTGGGCCTGAACATGGGGGCGGACGATTACATCACAAAGCCCTTTACTCCAATGGAACTTATGGCCAGGGTCAACTCACAGCTGCGGCGTTACCACCGGTTTCTGGATCGTTTGAACTCAAAGCAGACGGAGAATCCGAAGGTGCACAGGCTGGGAGGTTTGGAGGTCAACGAGGAGACGGTAGAGGTGACCGTGGATGACAAAACGGTTAAGGTAACCCCTATCGAGTTCAAAATCCTTCTTTTATTGATACAGAACCCGGGGCGTGTATTTCCCGCAGAGGAAATCTACGAACGGGTGTGGAACGAGAGGGCAGTGAATACGGATACGGTCATGGTACACATACGTAACCTGAGGGAAAAGATAGAAGTGAATCCCAGGGAGCCCAAATATGTAAAGGTGGTGTGGGGAGTTGGATACAAAATTGAAAAGCAGCCATAG
- a CDS encoding SDR family oxidoreductase translates to MSTYVITGGTTGIGAATRKLLLSQGHEVFNIDFKGGDCLADLSAPQGRQGAIDEVFRRYPDGIDVLICNAGVGPTAPPQMIFALNFFASVKIAEALRPLLKKKKGNCVVTSSNSITNMTVRMDWVDMLSNVMDEERILEFVKDIPRTQAASCYSSSKHALARWVRRVSPSWAVDGLRINSVAPGNTTTPMTQNMTDAQMESALLIPIPTRYGRKEFLDAEEIANGITFLASPMASGINGVILFVDGGIDALLRSERF, encoded by the coding sequence TTGAGTACATACGTGATTACAGGCGGCACTACCGGCATAGGAGCTGCCACCCGCAAGCTGCTCCTGTCCCAGGGCCATGAAGTGTTTAACATTGATTTTAAGGGAGGGGACTGCCTTGCGGATCTGTCCGCTCCGCAAGGACGCCAGGGCGCTATTGACGAGGTATTCCGCCGCTATCCCGACGGCATTGACGTACTGATATGCAATGCCGGCGTAGGACCCACGGCTCCGCCCCAGATGATATTTGCGCTGAATTTCTTTGCCAGCGTCAAGATTGCCGAGGCACTGCGTCCCCTGTTAAAGAAAAAGAAAGGCAATTGTGTGGTAACCTCCTCCAACTCCATCACCAACATGACGGTGCGCATGGACTGGGTGGATATGCTGTCCAACGTTATGGATGAAGAACGCATCCTGGAATTTGTAAAAGACATTCCCCGTACCCAGGCCGCATCCTGTTACAGCTCCTCCAAGCATGCCCTGGCACGGTGGGTCCGCCGGGTTTCACCATCTTGGGCAGTGGACGGACTGCGCATTAATTCCGTTGCTCCGGGCAACACCACTACGCCCATGACACAGAACATGACCGATGCCCAGATGGAATCCGCACTGCTGATTCCCATTCCTACCCGCTATGGACGCAAGGAATTCCTTGACGCGGAAGAGATTGCCAACGGCATCACCTTCCTGGCGTCACCCATGGCCAGCGGCATCAACGGGGTCATACTGTTCGTGGACGGAGGCATCGACGCGCTGCTCCGGTCCGAACGTTTCTAA
- a CDS encoding SPFH domain-containing protein produces MFDLDFILTSLGFIVPVILVIIIITQGYVKAPPDHAYIISGLRKQPRVLIGRAGIKIPFFEQLDKLYLGQITVDIKTDEYIPTNDFINVMVDAVAKIRVADDDERMKLAMRNFLNKEPANIAADLQDSLQGNMREIIGTLTLRAINTDRDSFSDQVMIKASKDMEKLGIDILSCNIQNVTDEHGLIQDLGMDNTSKIRKDASIAKAEAERDIAIAQAAADNAANDARVAAETEIAQKNNELAIKKAELQKASDTKKAEADAAYEIQKQEQQKTIQTATVNAQIARAEREAELRKQEVLVQQQALEAEINKKADADRYAIEQAAAAGLTKRQREAEAKKYEQEQEALAKKAQADAEQYEREKDAEAQKAIAEAQKYSMVQEAEGIRAKGEAEAAAIRAKALAEAEGMEKKAEAYQKYNKAAMAEMMIQVLPDIAGKIAEPLSQIDKITIIGGGSDSDNGVGAIAGNVPVVMAKLFESMKETTGVDLAEIMKADTYDAKVNRNVNLTGAPDIILGSGQKALHPNPDSDNIQP; encoded by the coding sequence ATGTTCGATTTAGACTTTATTCTCACCTCGCTGGGATTTATTGTCCCGGTCATTCTGGTCATCATCATCATTACCCAGGGGTACGTCAAGGCGCCGCCTGACCACGCCTACATCATTTCCGGCCTGCGCAAGCAGCCAAGGGTGCTCATAGGACGGGCAGGCATCAAAATTCCGTTTTTTGAGCAGCTGGATAAACTGTACCTTGGACAGATTACAGTGGATATCAAGACCGATGAATACATCCCAACCAACGATTTCATCAATGTTATGGTGGATGCGGTTGCCAAGATACGGGTGGCTGACGACGACGAACGGATGAAGCTGGCTATGAGGAACTTCCTGAACAAAGAGCCGGCAAACATTGCCGCCGACCTGCAGGACTCCCTTCAGGGCAACATGCGTGAGATTATCGGTACGCTTACACTGAGGGCCATTAACACGGACCGTGATTCCTTCTCTGACCAGGTTATGATTAAGGCTTCCAAGGACATGGAGAAGCTGGGTATTGACATCCTTTCCTGCAACATCCAGAACGTGACGGATGAACACGGACTCATCCAGGATCTTGGTATGGATAACACCTCCAAAATCCGCAAGGACGCATCCATCGCAAAGGCAGAGGCAGAACGTGATATTGCCATTGCCCAGGCAGCTGCGGACAATGCCGCCAATGACGCAAGGGTGGCTGCCGAGACCGAGATAGCCCAGAAGAACAACGAGCTGGCCATCAAGAAGGCCGAACTGCAGAAGGCGTCCGATACAAAAAAAGCGGAGGCTGACGCTGCCTACGAGATTCAGAAACAGGAACAGCAGAAAACCATCCAGACCGCCACGGTCAACGCCCAGATTGCCAGGGCTGAACGCGAGGCCGAACTGCGTAAACAGGAAGTACTGGTACAGCAGCAGGCATTGGAAGCTGAGATCAACAAAAAAGCAGATGCGGACCGGTATGCCATTGAACAGGCTGCCGCTGCCGGCCTGACCAAGCGCCAGCGCGAGGCCGAAGCAAAGAAGTACGAGCAGGAGCAGGAGGCCCTGGCCAAAAAAGCCCAGGCTGACGCGGAACAGTATGAGCGTGAAAAAGACGCTGAGGCGCAGAAGGCCATTGCTGAGGCACAGAAGTATTCCATGGTCCAGGAGGCAGAAGGTATCAGGGCCAAGGGCGAGGCTGAGGCTGCCGCTATCCGTGCCAAGGCACTGGCTGAGGCAGAAGGTATGGAGAAAAAAGCCGAGGCTTATCAGAAGTATAATAAGGCGGCCATGGCTGAGATGATGATTCAGGTGCTTCCTGACATCGCCGGGAAGATTGCAGAGCCTCTGTCACAGATTGACAAGATTACAATTATCGGAGGCGGCAGTGATTCGGATAACGGCGTAGGGGCCATTGCCGGCAATGTGCCTGTGGTCATGGCAAAGCTATTTGAATCCATGAAAGAAACCACAGGCGTGGACCTGGCAGAAATCATGAAGGCGGATACATATGACGCCAAGGTCAACCGGAACGTGAACCTGACCGGCGCCCCTGATATTATCCTTGGAAGCGGGCAGAAGGCCCTTCATCCTAATCCGGATTCGGATAATATCCAGCCATAA
- a CDS encoding chemotaxis protein CheW — MADEALKTLLCLPGKHRNYAVEFPYAEEICKDMMISLMPCLPGHFAGVCNYKGSIVPVVCQEGSASGGEEAEVRQMVLVLRHQKYFLGILLYQEPYLTQIGVDEQIKGPEQQESGLWVEKAYFMWNGSLYSLIDVEKTLEKLVIFE; from the coding sequence ATGGCGGATGAGGCGTTAAAGACATTGCTCTGTTTACCGGGAAAGCACAGGAATTACGCTGTTGAGTTTCCCTATGCGGAGGAAATCTGCAAGGATATGATGATATCCCTGATGCCATGTCTTCCGGGACATTTTGCAGGCGTCTGCAACTATAAGGGGAGCATTGTGCCGGTGGTTTGTCAGGAAGGCTCTGCGTCCGGCGGAGAAGAGGCAGAAGTCAGGCAGATGGTACTGGTCCTCCGTCATCAGAAATATTTTCTGGGCATCCTTCTGTATCAGGAGCCATATCTGACTCAAATTGGCGTGGATGAACAAATCAAGGGGCCGGAACAGCAGGAGTCAGGTTTATGGGTTGAAAAAGCATATTTTATGTGGAATGGCAGCCTGTATTCCCTGATAGATGTGGAAAAAACACTGGAGAAACTGGTCATCTTTGAATAG
- a CDS encoding sensor histidine kinase has product MDTKLKSSHRLGILIIILALLLASAGTIGLYPYMKTKAESYHNRRSVRQVEESSNFGNLATQVMNFSYEIWHQKMQEDTGRRLTYAQTFLPGLEEKIRQQQPEDEAAVQIEYGEDGEQTMVYDSGDPYDIYYYQSMQQTIDSAGSEWESLYRQYYSSLSYGICEQDGTYGRSNVTDPKTFFQEPLKDDQIQFTINFNSNGILKVLDIKGNRDDDITRIKESLTRFEFYDPLEVRLDENYRYSGVEFQGPKDMTVVFRCSPSQMFGYTDVRSNSADQQLTIRDYRFSNGYFAIGASVLGLLTVLALALPAVKRFEIGKSALCRLSFEPLSCIGVAWLGIIGEGTIPMALIASTMDGSLKSELMRAEFLPWSADVMAVVINLAFWMVSYGMFYWGITCYRAIFSLGPWRYFKERTWLGRFLRFIKRWTLNALNVFNETDWERRSTKIIGKAIIANFVILTIISCLWFWGIGALVIYSLVLFFLLQKYWGQMQQKYNTLLKSINEIAEGNLDVEIQEDLGIFNPFKEQLSRIQDGFKKAVAQEVKSERTKSELITNVSHDLKTPLTAIITYVNLLKQENVTAEERKSYVRVLDQKSMRLKALIEDLFEVSKASSGTVSLHQEDVDIVSLLKQVRFELSDKIEASGIEFRYNLPEEKILLYLDSQKTYRVFENLLVNITKYGMPGTRAYIQVVREDDGHVLITMRNISARELEVSPEELTERFVRGDTSRNTEGSGLGLAIARSFVEVQGGTMKLEVEDDLFRVSIRWKIEEPGGAGQEPGRDPEREPVREERETAAVPGAAGEPDMSCMPNMPEIPNMPEMPGAADGPGKTAADVQKGNVRVSAGAEADHDIDISAGTFDMEGVVWGAKEAQEGKKDREE; this is encoded by the coding sequence TTGGATACAAAATTGAAAAGCAGCCATAGGCTGGGAATATTGATTATTATTCTGGCATTGCTTTTGGCATCAGCCGGAACCATAGGATTATACCCCTATATGAAAACAAAGGCGGAGAGCTACCACAACAGGAGGTCCGTCCGCCAGGTTGAGGAGAGCAGTAATTTTGGAAACCTGGCAACCCAGGTTATGAATTTCAGTTATGAAATCTGGCATCAGAAAATGCAGGAGGATACGGGACGGCGTCTGACCTATGCCCAGACATTCCTGCCGGGGCTGGAGGAAAAGATCCGCCAGCAGCAGCCGGAAGACGAAGCCGCGGTACAGATAGAGTATGGGGAAGATGGGGAACAGACCATGGTCTACGACAGTGGGGATCCCTATGACATTTACTATTACCAGTCCATGCAGCAGACCATTGACAGCGCGGGAAGCGAATGGGAAAGCCTCTACAGGCAGTATTATTCCAGCTTGTCCTATGGGATCTGTGAGCAGGATGGGACCTATGGACGCAGCAATGTGACGGATCCAAAGACATTTTTCCAGGAACCCCTGAAGGATGACCAGATTCAGTTCACCATAAACTTTAATTCAAACGGCATACTGAAGGTTCTGGATATAAAGGGAAACAGGGATGATGATATTACGCGCATCAAGGAGTCATTGACCAGATTTGAATTTTACGATCCGCTGGAGGTAAGACTGGACGAGAACTATCGCTACAGCGGCGTGGAATTCCAGGGACCCAAGGACATGACAGTGGTGTTCCGGTGCAGTCCATCCCAGATGTTCGGCTATACGGATGTCAGGTCTAACAGCGCGGATCAGCAGCTTACTATCCGGGATTACCGTTTCAGCAACGGCTATTTTGCCATAGGCGCATCTGTACTGGGACTTCTGACCGTGCTGGCCCTGGCTTTGCCGGCTGTGAAACGGTTTGAGATTGGTAAGAGCGCACTGTGCAGGCTTTCATTTGAGCCGCTGAGCTGTATCGGAGTGGCCTGGCTGGGTATTATTGGTGAGGGAACCATACCCATGGCGCTGATTGCTTCTACCATGGACGGCAGCTTAAAGAGCGAACTTATGAGAGCGGAATTTCTTCCCTGGTCCGCGGATGTGATGGCAGTGGTCATTAATCTGGCGTTCTGGATGGTGAGCTACGGAATGTTTTACTGGGGAATTACCTGTTACAGGGCTATCTTTTCCCTGGGCCCCTGGCGCTATTTCAAAGAGCGCACATGGCTGGGACGTTTCCTGCGCTTCATCAAGCGCTGGACATTAAATGCCCTCAATGTTTTTAACGAAACTGACTGGGAGCGCCGTTCCACCAAGATTATAGGCAAGGCCATTATTGCAAATTTTGTCATACTGACCATTATCTCCTGTCTCTGGTTCTGGGGAATCGGAGCCCTGGTAATTTACTCCCTGGTTCTGTTTTTCCTATTACAGAAATATTGGGGGCAGATGCAGCAGAAATATAATACGCTGTTAAAAAGTATCAATGAGATAGCAGAGGGAAACCTGGATGTGGAGATTCAGGAGGATCTGGGAATCTTTAACCCGTTTAAGGAGCAGCTGAGCCGGATTCAGGACGGCTTTAAGAAAGCAGTGGCCCAGGAGGTGAAAAGCGAGAGGACCAAGTCGGAATTGATTACCAATGTATCCCATGACTTAAAGACACCTCTTACGGCTATCATCACTTACGTAAATCTGTTAAAGCAGGAGAATGTGACAGCAGAGGAGAGAAAGTCCTATGTCCGGGTGCTGGACCAGAAATCCATGCGTCTGAAGGCGCTTATAGAGGACCTGTTTGAGGTCAGCAAAGCCAGCAGCGGCACAGTCAGCCTTCACCAGGAGGACGTGGATATCGTGAGCCTTTTAAAGCAGGTGCGGTTTGAGCTGTCTGATAAGATTGAGGCAAGCGGGATCGAGTTCCGCTACAATCTGCCTGAGGAGAAAATCCTTCTTTATCTGGACAGCCAGAAGACCTACCGTGTATTTGAAAACCTGCTGGTAAATATAACAAAGTACGGAATGCCGGGCACACGGGCCTATATCCAGGTGGTCAGGGAAGATGACGGCCATGTACTGATAACCATGCGCAATATTTCAGCCAGGGAGCTGGAGGTATCTCCTGAGGAGCTGACAGAACGGTTTGTCCGCGGGGATACATCACGCAACACAGAGGGCTCAGGACTGGGGCTTGCCATTGCCAGAAGCTTTGTGGAGGTCCAGGGCGGTACCATGAAGCTGGAAGTGGAGGATGATTTGTTCCGCGTATCCATTCGCTGGAAGATAGAGGAACCAGGCGGAGCCGGGCAGGAGCCTGGGAGGGATCCTGAGAGGGAGCCTGTGCGGGAAGAACGGGAAACTGCGGCTGTGCCGGGAGCAGCAGGAGAACCGGATATGTCATGTATGCCGAATATGCCGGAAATACCTAATATGCCGGAAATGCCGGGAGCAGCAGATGGGCCGGGAAAGACGGCAGCAGATGTGCAGAAAGGGAATGTGAGAGTATCTGCGGGAGCGGAAGCAGACCATGACATTGACATATCCGCAGGCACATTTGACATGGAAGGCGTGGTTTGGGGCGCTAAGGAGGCCCAGGAAGGTAAGAAAGACAGAGAAGAATAG